ATCCACCGTGTCGGAGGATTCGGCAGGTTTATCGGCGACCAGGGAAGCGGATACGTCATTGGCCGCCGCGGCCTTACTCTGGTGGGAAAGGATTTTGACGGACGGGGCGAAAAAACACTCCTTACCTCCTTAATTGCTGAAAATTTCGGCATATCAACCCCCGAAATCCTTATCAGCGAAGTTTATAAGAATAACTTTGACATCGCCAGGGTGGCTCCCTTTGTAATTAAGGCTGCTGAAATGGGTGACGAGGCCTGCCAGAACATTGTTGAAGAGGAAAGCTACGAACTCGTGCTCCATATCCACGCAATGCTGAAGAAAATGCAGCAGGAAGAGCTCGATCTGAGCCTTATCGGCGGAATTGCAAGCTCGGATAACTTCCTCTCAAAACGCTTCCGCAGCCAGGTTGAAAAGAAATTCCCAAAGGTGAATATAAAAAATCCCGACTTCCCCCCTGCAATGGGTGCGGTAATTATGGCAAAAGAAAAGGCCGGAATTTAAGGCTTAAAAACAAGGCTAAAAGCACACGGGATTTAAGAGGAATTTTTTGTTCCGATTGAAAATTTTAACACAGGAGATTTTAATGTCAAAAGAAAAAACAGATTTAGCAGTTGAAAATGAGGCCCCTGCGGCTTCATCTTCTGCCAAAAATGGAAAGTCCGGGTTCAGAAACCCATGGGCATGGGTCCCATCCCTCTATTATGCCGAGGGTATTCCTTATGCAATAGTTATGCTGGTTTCAGTAATTATGTATAAGGATATGGGCATTTCCAATACAGATATAACATTCTATACAGCCTGGCTGAACCTGCCATGGGTAATTAAGCCGCTTTGGAGCCCGTTCCTTGATATGTTCAGGAAAAAACGCTCCTGGATTATTTCCATGCAGTTCTTAATAGGAGTCGGCCTTGCGGGTGTTGCACTTACAATACCCGCCTCTGCATTCTTCCAGTATACAATAATGTTCTTCTTCCTCCTTGCATTCAGCTCTGCTACGCATGACATTGCAGCCGATGGATTCTATATGCTGGGACTCGATAAACATAACCAGGCTCTTTATGCAGGAATAAGAAGCACATTCTACAGAATAGCAATGATTACTGCCCAGGGCATACTGGTTGTTATTGCCGGCACACTGTCCAAAACAATGGGAGTTGCAGGCGCCTGGACAATAGTATTTTACATTGTTACGGCTCTTTTCGGCCTTTTTGCTGTTTATCATTTCTTCATGCTCCCGCGCCCTGCAAGCGACAAGCCTGCCGTAGTTGACGGTTCAGGAAGCGTAATGAAGAACTTCGTTAAGACATTTGCACTTTTCTTCCAGAAAAATAAAATTGTACTTATTCTTGCTTTCCTTCTTACATACAGACTGGGAGAAGCCTTGCTTTTAAGCCTTGTTGCTCCATTCTTAAAAGACCCCCGCGCTTTGGGCGGACTTGGCCTTACAACAGAACAGATCGGTATTGTCTCGGGTACGGTAGGCGTTGCCGGACTTCTTTGCGGAGGGATTATTGGCGGCATCTTTTCAGCACGCGTGGGACTTGGCAAAGCGCTCTGGTGGATGTTTGCCGCAATAAACCTTCCTGCCTGGGTGTATGTTATGCTTTCGTTTACACAGCCTGAAAGTATTTATGCAATATGCGTGGCTGTCGGTTTTGAACAGTTCTGCTACGGCTTCGGTTTTACAGCCTACATGCTTTTCATGATGTATGTTTGCCAGGGCGAGCTTAAAACGTCGCATTACTCCATTGCAACCGGCTTTATGGCACTTAGCATGATGATACCAAGAATGTTTGCAGGCAAGATAGAAGATATGTTGGGTTACCAGACATTCTTTATCATTGCAGCTCTGGCTGTTGTTCCGGCATTCTTAATTACCAGGATGCTCCCTTATGATCCGGATTTCGGAAAGAAAACAGCTGAGGATGCTAAATAATGGATTTCTAAACAGACAGAATTAAAGCAGTCAGACACGCCTTCAAGGGGAATACTCAGTTCTGATTTAATTTTTTTCTTCTTACTGATACGATTTTTTGGGGACCTCTTATGTTTCTCATCCAAAGTGGGAACATAAGAGGCTTTTTTTTAGTTGTTAATGTAAATAGCTTATTTTATTGTGAGTACGTTCGATAATGTGCCTAAGGAGAGTATAAATTGAAGAAAATAACTTTACTTTTGCTGATTTCAGGCCTGACTTTTTCTTTTTCCGTTAAAACAACTTCTTCTGAAAAATCCGCTAAACATATTGCACATAAAACCGAACCTGAAATGTTAAAAAAAACTCCGGAAGCCCTGAGCCCCTATTCCGCATTCGACCTTAAGAGCGCCGATGTCCGCTGGGTTGAAAATAATCTGAACCATATGACGCTTTATGAAAAATGCGCACAGATGGTTATGCCCTGGGTTGAAGCTGAGTTTATGAACGAGGATGACCCGAAATATAAAAGACTAGTCCACCTGGTGCGCGACCTTAAAGTAGGAGGCATCATTTTCTTCGAGGGAGACATAATTAACCAGGTTCTCCTTACAAATAAGCTTCAGAAGCTCTCTGAGGTGCCTCTGCTGGTTTCAGCCGACTATGAAAGAGGCGTCGGCATGAGGCTTAAAGACGCAGTTGAATTCCCTTACAATATGGCTATTGGCGCTGCCGACGATACCACGCTTACTTATATGATGGGTAAGATCGTTGGGCAGGAAACCCGCTCAATAGGCGTTCAGCAGAACTACGCTCCTATGGTTGACATAAATAACCACGCAAAAAATCCCATCATTAACATCAGATCTTATTCAGAGGATAAGGATATAATTGACCGCCATATGCTGGCTTTTATGAGGGGAATGGATGAGGAAAACGTACTTACAACAGCCAAGCATTTCCCGGGACATGGAGCAACAGACCTGGACTCACATAAGGACCTTCCACTTCTTAGCCAGAGCAAAAGCTCATTTGAAAAAAATGACCTCGTGCCTTTTGAAAAGGCAATTACAGCAGGCGTCAAATCCGTTATGGTAGGCCACCTTGAGGTTCCGGCATATGAACCCAAACGGGGGCTTCCGGCAACGCTTTCAAAAAATATTATTACCAATCTCCTTAAAAACCAGCTCGGCTTTCAGGGGCTGGTTATAACAGATGCCATGAATATGCACGGCGTTACAAAGCATTTTAAGACCGGCCCGGCAACTTTGAAGGCTGTCCAGGCAGGAAACGACATCATACTCTTTCCCCCCGACGAGGCAGCCGCAATTTCAGCTATTTATAACGCCGTTGAAACAGGAAAGATTTCAGAAAGCCGTATTGACTACAGCGTGCGTAAAATCCTGGCGGCAAAAAAATGGCTGCACCTGGATAATAACAGGTTTGTTAACATCGATAGCGTCACAAACTTACTGAATAAAAGGTCACACATACGCCTTGCGCAGGACATTGCCGATAAATCCATAACAATGGTTAAAAATGAGGGGAACCTGATTCCCGTGGATCCCTCAAAATACTCCAGCGTGGCATGCATTACGCTAAGCGACGTAAGCGCCCCGGCCCCGTACTATTTTGAGAACCTCGTAAAAGAAAAGTTTAATAACGTTAAACGGGTTTCACTCGGAAAGAAAAGTACCGGACGCGAATTTAACGAAGCCATGGAAGCCGTCAGGACTTCAGACCTGGTGCTGGTGCCGATATTTGTCAAGGTAAGGGCATTTACCGGTTCCGTCGATATGCCCGAAGAAGAAGTTAAACTTGTAAAGGCCCTGTCAGAGATAAATAAACCCGTCATTTTCATGAGCATGGGGAACCCCTACATTCTTTCAAACTTCCCCCAGGCCCCAAATTATCTCTGCAGCTATGGCGAGCCTAAGGTCTCTCAGCTTGCAATGCTGAAGGCTCTGACGGGTGATATAGATATTACGGGAAGACTGCCGATTTCAATTCCTAATACACCATACAAGGTGGGTGACGGCCTCAGCTATGAAAGGCCCCTGCTTAAAGACATTTCCGCTGAGGCCGATACGGCATTTGACTTTTCAGGCGTTGATTCTGTAGTGAAGGAAGGGCTTGCTGACAGTGTATTCCCGGGCGCCGTAGTCTATGTCGGCTACAAAGGAAAAGTAATCTATAAAAAACCTTTCGGGAATTATACCTATGGCCCCGGTGCGCAGCCGATGACAACCAGTGCCATGTTCGACCTGGCTTCGGTCTCTAAGGTTATTGGCACCACAACAGCAGCCATGATTTTGTATGACGAGGGCAGGCTTTCTCTGGATAAAAAAGTAGCCGACTACCTCCCTGAGTTCGCAAACCACGGCAAGGAGGATATTACCGTCAGAAATCTCCTGCTTCATAACGCAGGTTTTCCGGCAGACAAGCCTTTTTATAAAATGTATAAAACCCACGACGAGGTTGCCCGTGACATTATGAATACCGCCCTGGAATACCCCACAGGCACAAAATTCCTCTACAGCGACCTCAGCATGATCACGCTTCAGCTGGTTATTGAGAAAATCTCAGGCATGCCTTTAGACCAGTTCCTGAAGAAAAGAGTCTTTGAGCCTTTGGGTATGACACACACTATGTATAACCCTCCCAAGAACCTCAGGAGCCTGTGCGTACCTACTGAGGTGGATAATTACTGGAGGATGGATACGGTAAGAGGAACCGTGCACGATGAAAATGCGGCCGCTATGGGCGGCGTTGCAGGCCACGCAGGGCTCTTTTCAACTGCAGGCGACATTTCCATATTCCTGCAGATGATGCTTAACCAGGGACGCTACGACCACAAGCAGCTAATAAAGCCTTCCACGGTGGAACTCTTTACTTCAAAAATTTCTGGCCAGAGCTCACGCGGGCTCGGCTGGGATACAAAAGCTCCCACGGGTTCTTCAGCCGGAAGCCTCCTGAGCCCCGAGTCTTTCGGACACACAGGTTTTACAGGCACATCCGTCTGGGCCGACAAGAAAAGAGACCTTTTTGTTGTGCTTCTTACAAACAGGGTTTTCCCTACAAGAAAAAACAACAAGATCATTAAATTCCGCCCCAAACTTCACGATGCCGTAGTAAAAGCAATTTCCTATTAATAATTCCCCATTATTAAATGTGGCGGCTATGGAGACAAAATCCATAGCCGCCTTTTTTTATGTCCATTACTGCGGGCTGGCTTAAAAATCGAACTTTCCCCCTTCCAGGAGAGTCTAAACATGTAAATGGCGGTTTAATTTCCTCTATGGTTCAATTAAACCAAAAAATTATTAACTTGGTCTTTATTTTATATTTGTTTCAACAACGTGGAGTCTTGCTTGAATTCTGAACAGGTTATTGAAGTAAAAGGACTTACAAAACAGTTCAGGGAAGTGCGCGCCGTTAATAATCTCGACCTGAATGTGTATAAAGGCGACGTCTTCGGCTTCCTGGGCCCAAACGGAGCAGGCAAAAGCACTACAATCCGAATGCTCATGTCGCTAATAAAACCCACTTCCGGGTCAATTAAAATTTTCGGATTGCCCCTTGAACATCACCGCAGGGAAATCCTAAGGAAAGTTGGCGCAATTGTAGAGAAACCCGACTTTTACCTATATCTTACGGCATACAAAAATCTTGAGCTCCTGGGCAGGATCTCCGGGACCGATACATCTAAAAAAAGAATTATGGAAATGCTGGAACTAGTGGGCCTTGAGAAAAGATTTAACAGCCGCGTTAAAACATTTTCTCATGGAATGAAGCAGCGCCTGGGGCTTGCGCAGGCACTTTTGCACGACCCGGATCTTATCGTTCTGGATGAGCCGACTACAGGACTGGACCCTCAGGGCATGAAGGAAATACGCGACCTTATACTTTACCTCAGCCGTGAAAAAGGGAAAACTGTGTTTCTTTCATCACATATCCTCTCAGAAGTAGAAATCATCGCAACAAGAATGATCATTATAAATAAGGGAACGGCAAAGGTTGAAGGAACGGTTGATGAGCTCCTTAATTCGGGCGTGCTGAAGGTTACTGTTCAGGTTAATGAACCGGCAGGCGCCTTAAGCCTCCTTCAGAGCTCGCGCTGGGCCGGGTACCTTGAAAGCCACGCAAACAGCGATCTCTTCTTTAACCTGCGCAAGGAGGAAATCCCAGAGCTGAATAAATTCCTTGTTGAAGGCAATGTGGCCGTAAACGCTTTAATTCCGATGAGGTCTCTTGAAGACTATTTCCTGGCAATAACGGAGGGGAAAGAATAATGCTTACACTTATCTCGATAGAATTATATAAGATTTTTAAGAAGTGGAGAGCCTATATCGGTTTTATTGCCATTACACTCCTGGCTTCTTTAATTAACGTTGCAATTTATTTAACCGCCGATAACAACCCCAGCTTTGCTCTTAGAAGCCTGGGCGACCAGTTCGTATTTGCCGGCAACCTGTTAAACGGATACGCCATTGCAAACCTCACGCTTCAGGCGCTCTACATACATATCCCCTTCCTCATTGTTCTTGTGGGGGGAGATCTGCTGGCCGGAGAGGCAACAGGCGGAACATACCGAATGCTTGTAACAAGGCCTGTCTCGCGCTTTGAGATCGTTACCTCAAAATTTATTGCGGCTGTTATCTATACCGGACTCCTAATTGTATGGCTGGCGGTAATGACACTTGGACTTGGACTGCTTATTTTCGGCACCGGGCCTCTTGTTGCATTTAAGACAAAAGTGGTAATCTTTGCTGCAAACGACGTCCTCTGGCGTTTTATGGCAGCTTACGCCTTTGCGACTCTGAGCATGACAGTTGTTATTACACTGGCGTTCCTTTTTTCTTCACTCGTTGAAAATGCCATCGGTCCTATTGTTACAACCATGGCCGTTATAATCATTTTCCTGATTATTTCCGTAATCGACATTGATTTATTTGATGCCGTAAAGCCTTATCTCTTTACGAATTATCTTACAGGATGGTCTTACTTTTTTGACGACCCTGTAGACTATCACGCCTTAATGAAAGATGCTGGCGTACTGGCATTACATATAGCCCTGTTCTACGGCGCGGCATTATACATTTTTTCAAAGAAAGACATTTTAAGCTAGGGACAATACATGAAAAAGATAATCCTTCTTTTAGTTATATTTTCGGCAGCTCTTTATGCACAGAAACAGGATCCGAATAAGCTGCTGGAAAGGGTAAAACAAAAATTCACATCGACAGTTAACGACTATGAGGTAAAGGCTCACATTAAAGTTGACGTAAGTTTCCTTAAGGTCCCTGAGATGGATGCTAAAATTTATTTCAAGAAGCCCGACAAGATGAAAATGGATACAGACGGCTTTGCAATGCTGCCAAAGCAGGCATTTAATTTTTCTCCCGCGAATATGATCAAAGGCGACTACAGCGCAATCTACGTTAAGCAGGATAAAATAGGAGGCACGCCGGTAGATGTTATTAAGGTAATACCTAATGATCCAAACAGCGAAATTGTCCTCTCAACGCTCTGGATCGATCCCATGAAGGACGTTATAAGAAAGGTTGAATCGACTCCAAGAAGAGGGGGCTCATTTGAGATAACGTTTAATTATAATGGTAACATGAACTACCCCCTGCCATCTTCAATCCTGTTCAGTTTTGACGTACCCAATCCCCCAAGAGGTTCAGGCGGCCCCGGAAGCCAGCAGAAAGCAAAAGCAAACGGGCCCGTGCGCGGAAACGTGAGCGTCACATATTCAGATTACAAGGTAAATAAGGGTATTCCGGACAGTAAATTTTTAGAAAAAAAGAAAAAATAAATTTTCTTTATGACTTGCCCCGGACCTTGGTCCGGGGTGCTGATATTTATTTGCTCCTCTGCCTCAAGACCTCAAAAAGAAGCACACCTGTGGCAACAGAAACGTTCAGTGACTGTATCTTCCCTTTCATCGGTATCTTGATTAAGAAGTCGCAGCTTTCAGCCGTAAGACGCCTCAGGCCCTTTTCCTCGTTCCCAACTACAAGCGCAAGGGGAAGCTTGTAATCGGTCTCTGAATAATCCTTTGCGCCTTCAAGGTAGGAGCCCATTACCCAGAAGCCCTCTTCCTTTAATGTCTTTAACGCCTGGCTGAGGTTGCTTACCTTGCATATCCTCGCGTGCTCTGTTGCGCCGGCCGAGGTTTTGACCACGGTTTCTGTTACTGTGGCACTATTGTGCTTTGTAACTATTATTCCGTCAACACCTGCACATTCGGCAGAACGTATGATTGCTCCAAGGTTGTGCGGGTCCTGTATGGAATCAAGCACCAGCAGGAAAGGCAGCGGGGATTTTTTTGCCTCACGTATCAGTTCATCAAGCTCAAAATATTTCTGTGAGCTTTTAATTGCAATTACCCCCTGCGTATGCGGGTCCTGCGAAATGGCGCTGAACTTCGCCTGCGGAAGTTCCACAATCTTAATCCCCTTCTGGCGCGCCATTTTCTGTATTTCGTATATGGCAGGACTCTTCTGCCCGAAGAGTACATATATCTGCTCAATTACCTCTCCTGAAGAAAGGGCTTCAAGGACAGGTTTTCTTCCAATAATTAAATTCATTTCTTGTGCCGGGACTTGGGTAAAAATATTATTTAACGCTCGTTTTTTTTGCTAGCTTCGGTTCAGCTTCCTTCTGAGGCGGAGCCCATTTCTTCAAAGCGGGATGATTCCGGAAGAATATAAGTCCCGTCACGCCGCCAATTATAAGCGCAGCTGCAATGAGCTGTGCTTCGGTAAGGCCAAAAAGGTACTTCGGGTTAAGCCTGATAAATTCCACACTGAGGCGTGCCGTTCCGGTAAAGATCAGGTAGAACATAAAAAGTTTGCCGTCGGGCCAGTTCGACTTTTTCCTAAGCTTCCAGAGTATGCCGAAGATGATCATAGCTATGAAAAATTCGTACACGGGTGCCGGATGAAGAGGAGTGTTATCCGGTACAACGCCGCCCGGGTAATGCTTTGCTATTTCCGATCCCCTGAATGCATACGAAGGAGGCACGGTGCCATTTTCATAGTTTGTACCCCATGGCAGGTTTGTAGGAATCCCGTAGTCGCCATCGCCGGCCAGGTGGCAGCCGATTCTGCCTATGCCATATGCAAGTGCAAGTGAAGGCGCAGTGGCGTCAGCTATTACAAGAAATGGAATCTTTTTACGCCTGATTGTAAAAAATATCGCGGCCAGTGCCAGGAGGAATCCGCCGTAGAATGTGAGGCCTCCGGGAGAGAAGAACTCGCCCAGGGGGTTTGCTGCAAATGCATCCCAGTTTTCAAAAACATAGAAAAGCTTGCTTCCGATCAGGCCGAAAATAATTGCATAAAGCGTAATTTCGGTAGCAATGTTCGGATCCATCTTTCTTCTTTCAAGTTCCTTTGTAAGAACATAGCTGGCAATAATAAAAGCGATACCCAGCATTAAACCATAACTATAAACTGTAAAGGGACCTATCTGGAAAAGTCTTGGCATCATAAAAAAAAGTCACTCCTGCGGGAAAGAAAATTCACTTTCATCCACCTCAAAATCACAGAAGAGCCTGTTATTCTTCTTTGGAGGCATGAATTTCTCCACCAGTTTAATCTCTTTCTTGTAAATATTAAAATTGAAAACCGCACTGTTAATGGCGCCGTCCTGCTTAATTACATGCACGGTATATTCGCCTATGAGGTCCTCAAAAAGGCAGTCAGCCTTTGCGCGCGCGATATTCGGCAGATAACTCATATTTGTCTGAAGGCCGAGAATTGTAATTTCAATTTCCCTTTCCTTCCTGTCAATATGGGAATCCACACTAATTTCATATGCAAAGCTTGTAAACTCTGCAATTGTTTCGAGCCTTACCAGGTAGAACAGCTTTCTTAAGGTCTCGTCGTACTTAAAAGCCGGTTTGCAAACGTACTCAATTTTATCTTCTTTTTTCTGCGGAATTGCTGCCTTTGCAGCTTCCGGTCTTTTCTTTCTTGTCTTAGGAATCTTCGGAATATCTTCAGGTTTTTTAAGAGGCATTCTTTACCCCGCAAATTTATTGGCAATATACTCCATATTATCCAATGAAACATTTTCCTGTGTACCGTCAAGCATATTCTTCAGGACGAGTTCGCCCTTATTATATTCCTCGCCGCCAAGTATAATAACATAGCGGGCGTTCATTTTGTTTGCTTCCCTCATCTGCGCTTTAACGCTGCGCTCAAGATAGTCGAATTCGGCCGGGATGCCCTTGCGCCTGAAATAAAGGCCCAGGTCAAATACTTTCGGCAGGAAGCCGTTTTCGAGCCTGACAATATATAAATCTATACTTTCTGCGGGAATATTCAAACTGTTTTCATTTTCGCATGCAAGAAGTATTCTTTCAATTCCGGCGGCAAAACCCACTCCCGGCGTCGGCTTTCCCCCGAGCTGTTCAACAAGCAGGTCATACCTTCCGCCCCCGCAAAGAGCGCTCTGCGAGCCTACGGAGCCGGAGACAATTTCAAAGGTGGTCTTTGTATAGTAATCCAGCCCCCTGACAAGCTTCGGGTCCACTTCAAAAGGCACCCCGGCCTCTGATAAAAGATTTTTTACGCTTTCAAAGTGCTGCAGGCTTTCCTCATCCAGGTAATCAATCAGAAGCGGAGCCTGTTCCATGATCTTCTGGTCGCCTTCTTCCTTGCTGTCGAAGATGCGGAGTATATTTGTCTCAAACCTTTTGCGGCTGTCCTCAGAAAGGCCCTGGACCTTATCCTGGAGGTACTCCCTGAGTTTCATTTTGTAGTTCTCTCTCGACTCCGGAACGCCGAGTGAATTTATCTTCACTAAAATATTCTTAAGCCCGAAAGACTTTAGGATGTCAAAAGCCATTATTATCATCTCGGCATCAAGTGCCGCTGAGGTGCTTCCGATGGCTTCGGCCCCGAACTGGTGGAACTGCCTCAGGCGCCCTGCCTGCGGACGCTCCTGGCGGAACATGGGTGCAATATAATAAAGTTTGTTAAGATTCTGTTTTGCCGCAAGGGAGTGCTCAACAAAGGCTCTTACAACAGAAGCCGTCATCTCGGGCCTCAGTGTCAGGCTTGTACCCCCCTTGTCCAGGAAGGTATACATTTCCTTACTTACAATGTCTGTGGCTTCTCCGATCCCCCTTGAAAAAAGGGCCGTTTCCTCGAATACAGGAGTCCTAACCTCCTTGTAGTTGAAGCCCTGCATCGTCTTATTGATAATGCCTTCTGCAAATTTCCACTTTGAAATGTCTGAGGGGAGGATATCTTTAGTACCGGTAATTGCTTTAATCATATGTGAGTTGTCATTCCTTCATATTAAATGTCAAATTCTCAAAGTAAGATTGTAAGAACTATCTTTCATTGAGAATTTAACAACGTGAACGTTCATATTGTTCTGAAAACTTTTTCCCAGAGAGGGCCTTAGGAAATTTCGAAATACTTGGTTTCCTCTTCCTGGAAAATTGAATAAATCTCATCCGCACTTTTGGCGTTCATAAGGCTTTCCCTGAACTCATCCTTATTCATCATCCTGGAAATACGGCTAAGAAGTTTAATATGAGGTCCTACGAGGTTATCTTTTCCAACCAGAAGGAAAACAAGATGCACAGGCTGTTCGTCGAGCGCGGCAAAATCTATCGGCTTCTTGCTTCTGCCGAAAGCAGCTATGATTTCAGTAATTGAATCTGTCTTAGCGTGAGGAATTGCAAAGCCTTTGCCGACACCGGTTGACATTATTTTCTCTCTTTCGAGGACTGCGGAGCGGACCTTTTCTATATTGCTGACGCGGGGGTCATCCTTGAAAAGATCTATCAGTTCATTAATAATATCTTCCTTTGAGCCGCCTTTTAATTCTGCAACAATTTTATCTGGTTTAATTATGTCACAAATCTTCATCTTTCTTCAGAAAAACCTAAGTTATTAATAAAATATACACCTAATTTACTAATTAAGTAACTGTTTATCAATTTTCCCTGAGCATTTTTCATATATGCTAAAATTGCCCTTTTACCCCCGAAATATGATTTTTTATCCTGTTATTCTGTTCCCGCGAACCCCAGGATCAGGGCCCTTATCCCGCCTTTTTGCGGCATTCTTATTTGCTTGCCAAATGATGTAATAAACAGTAATTTTCATGCATAGTTCTTCATCAAAAAACTAAATGAGGATTTTATGGATATTCAGAACAAAACCGTGCTCGTCCTGGGAGCATGGGGATTAGTAGGTAATGCAGTCACCCGTCAGTTAGTTCCACAAAAGCCCCGGCAGATAATTCTAACATCTCTCAAACAGTCGGAAGCCGAAGATGAAGTCATTAAATTAAGAGAGGAATTCCCCGGTCTTCCACAGGATTATTTTGTGCCGTGGTGGGGAAATATTTTTGTACGAAATGAGTTCAAGGATACCGACAGGTTTGCACTTCTCGCTGATGCCGAAAAGCGCAGAACACTCATTAAAGACGTAATGGAAGAGCTGGACGAAGAGATCTTAAAGAGCTCATCCATTTACCAGCTGGTCTGCAAGTTTAAGCCGGACATCATTGTCGACTGTATTAACTCGGCAACGGGAATAGCTTATCAGGACGTCTATACCACCTACAGAAATATCAAGAAGACCATAGCCGCTCAGCCAACGGTTGAATCGCTGGCCGAGGAAACAGAAAAGCTCCTCTGCACGCTTTACATACCGCAGCTAATCAGGCACGTGCAGATCCTCTACGGTTCAATGCGCGAGGCCAGCACAAAAATTTATATTAAAATAGGCACAAGCGGCACCGGCGGTATGGGCCTGAATATACCTTATACACACAGCGAGGAAAAACCCTCACGCGTTCTTTTAAGCAAATCCTCGGTTGCTGGCGCACATACGCTTCTTCTTTTCTTAATGGGAAGAACACCTGAAGGCCCCATTACAAAGGAAATTAAACCTACGGCTGCAATTGCATGGAAGAAGATCGTGTTCGACGAAATTAAAAAACGCGGACTGCCTATAGACATACTCAACATTCCGCTTGAATCGGCACAGAAGCTTAACGGAAAGCTTAAGCTGAAACTGGACAAACCCTTCGACAAAACAGGCGAGACACTTAAATCGGTCTTTATCGATACGGGTGAAAATGGGACCTTCTCAAGAGGTGAATTTGAAGCCATTACAGGGCAGGGCCAGATGGAATTTGTTACTCCTGAAGAAATTGCCGAAGACGTGATCTATGAGATCAGAGGCGGCAATACGGGACACGATATTATTAATGCCCTCGACAACGCTACACTTGAACCCTCATACAGGGCAGGCTTCCTGCAGCATGCGGCAGTTGAAAAACTGGCGGAGCTTGAAGAGGAGCATAATGTAAACAGCGTGGCATTTGAACTCCTGGGCCCGCCAAGACTTTCAAAACTGCTCTATGAAATCGATCTGCTGCGCCGGGCCGCAGGCACTATGAAGGATACCGCTTCGGAAAAACCTGAGACACTCTCATCCAGGTGCTGCGAACTGATTTCAAAGAATGAAAAGCTCAGAAATGAAATCCTTTCAATCGGCATTGCCATACTCATGCCCGACGGCACATCGCTTCTGAGAGGAAATGAAATGAAAATTCCGCCTTACAGGGGTGAAGATGAGCTTGAAATCAATGAAGACTCAATTAATCATTGGGCAAAAGACGGATGGGTTGATCTAAGAGTATCAAATATGGCCGTATGGCAGTCGAGGCTTAACGCCATAATGGCAGAGGCACAGAGTATTCCTTTGCATGATACGAGTTCAAATCACGTCAGGACCAAATCGTACTGGAATAACTTTGAGAAAATTGACATCGGCA
This DNA window, taken from Ignavibacteria bacterium, encodes the following:
- the rlmB gene encoding 23S rRNA (guanosine(2251)-2'-O)-methyltransferase RlmB → MNLIIGRKPVLEALSSGEVIEQIYVLFGQKSPAIYEIQKMARQKGIKIVELPQAKFSAISQDPHTQGVIAIKSSQKYFELDELIREAKKSPLPFLLVLDSIQDPHNLGAIIRSAECAGVDGIIVTKHNSATVTETVVKTSAGATEHARICKVSNLSQALKTLKEEGFWVMGSYLEGAKDYSETDYKLPLALVVGNEEKGLRRLTAESCDFLIKIPMKGKIQSLNVSVATGVLLFEVLRQRSK
- a CDS encoding histidine--tRNA ligase, with translation MIKAITGTKDILPSDISKWKFAEGIINKTMQGFNYKEVRTPVFEETALFSRGIGEATDIVSKEMYTFLDKGGTSLTLRPEMTASVVRAFVEHSLAAKQNLNKLYYIAPMFRQERPQAGRLRQFHQFGAEAIGSTSAALDAEMIIMAFDILKSFGLKNILVKINSLGVPESRENYKMKLREYLQDKVQGLSEDSRKRFETNILRIFDSKEEGDQKIMEQAPLLIDYLDEESLQHFESVKNLLSEAGVPFEVDPKLVRGLDYYTKTTFEIVSGSVGSQSALCGGGRYDLLVEQLGGKPTPGVGFAAGIERILLACENENSLNIPAESIDLYIVRLENGFLPKVFDLGLYFRRKGIPAEFDYLERSVKAQMREANKMNARYVIILGGEEYNKGELVLKNMLDGTQENVSLDNMEYIANKFAG
- a CDS encoding PTS sugar transporter subunit IIA is translated as MKICDIIKPDKIVAELKGGSKEDIINELIDLFKDDPRVSNIEKVRSAVLEREKIMSTGVGKGFAIPHAKTDSITEIIAAFGRSKKPIDFAALDEQPVHLVFLLVGKDNLVGPHIKLLSRISRMMNKDEFRESLMNAKSADEIYSIFQEEETKYFEIS
- a CDS encoding short-chain dehydrogenase; amino-acid sequence: MDIQNKTVLVLGAWGLVGNAVTRQLVPQKPRQIILTSLKQSEAEDEVIKLREEFPGLPQDYFVPWWGNIFVRNEFKDTDRFALLADAEKRRTLIKDVMEELDEEILKSSSIYQLVCKFKPDIIVDCINSATGIAYQDVYTTYRNIKKTIAAQPTVESLAEETEKLLCTLYIPQLIRHVQILYGSMREASTKIYIKIGTSGTGGMGLNIPYTHSEEKPSRVLLSKSSVAGAHTLLLFLMGRTPEGPITKEIKPTAAIAWKKIVFDEIKKRGLPIDILNIPLESAQKLNGKLKLKLDKPFDKTGETLKSVFIDTGENGTFSRGEFEAITGQGQMEFVTPEEIAEDVIYEIRGGNTGHDIINALDNATLEPSYRAGFLQHAAVEKLAELEEEHNVNSVAFELLGPPRLSKLLYEIDLLRRAAGTMKDTASEKPETLSSRCCELISKNEKLRNEILSIGIAILMPDGTSLLRGNEMKIPPYRGEDELEINEDSINHWAKDGWVDLRVSNMAVWQSRLNAIMAEAQSIPLHDTSSNHVRTKSYWNNFEKIDIGKVVSWIFIHEEKGMRMKS
- a CDS encoding prolipoprotein diacylglyceryl transferase produces the protein MMPRLFQIGPFTVYSYGLMLGIAFIIASYVLTKELERRKMDPNIATEITLYAIIFGLIGSKLFYVFENWDAFAANPLGEFFSPGGLTFYGGFLLALAAIFFTIRRKKIPFLVIADATAPSLALAYGIGRIGCHLAGDGDYGIPTNLPWGTNYENGTVPPSYAFRGSEIAKHYPGGVVPDNTPLHPAPVYEFFIAMIIFGILWKLRKKSNWPDGKLFMFYLIFTGTARLSVEFIRLNPKYLFGLTEAQLIAAALIIGGVTGLIFFRNHPALKKWAPPQKEAEPKLAKKTSVK